The following proteins are encoded in a genomic region of Leifsonia psychrotolerans:
- a CDS encoding TadA family conjugal transfer-associated ATPase gives MITPYVAFPSYADTAAVPRHAVPDVLDQPEPGSRLIVSSREQQSEALHVGVSAPIPLSDHSALGPLALFASGTDVTDLLVNGEAGLWVDAGHGLIHEPTWRFSEAELRALAVRLIALGGRHVDEASPCVDVRLADGIRVHVVLPPASSCGTLISIRLPRAHRFTLDELARAGLCGSGVEGHALTERLRDVVLTRINLLITGAAGSGKTTLLAAMLAEAPGDERIIAIEDVAELRIAHPHVVGLESRQANLEGAGRIGLEILLREALRMRPDRLVLGECRGAEIRELLAALNTGHSGGAGTLHANSLHDVPARLEALGALAGMPPEAVARQAVSAIGLILHLERRAGQRRLAEVGRFALDGNDRLRVVAA, from the coding sequence ATGATTACGCCGTATGTCGCTTTTCCGTCCTACGCCGATACCGCCGCAGTGCCGCGGCATGCCGTTCCCGATGTTCTCGACCAACCGGAACCGGGGTCGCGGCTGATTGTGTCGTCGCGTGAGCAGCAGTCTGAGGCTCTGCACGTCGGCGTGTCAGCGCCGATACCGCTCAGCGACCACTCCGCGCTTGGGCCGCTGGCTCTGTTCGCCTCCGGCACCGACGTGACCGATCTGCTGGTCAATGGTGAAGCAGGACTCTGGGTCGACGCCGGGCACGGCCTCATCCACGAGCCGACCTGGCGATTCTCCGAAGCCGAGCTCCGCGCTCTCGCGGTGAGATTGATTGCACTCGGCGGTCGACATGTCGACGAGGCTAGCCCGTGCGTCGACGTGAGGCTGGCCGATGGCATTCGGGTGCATGTCGTGCTTCCGCCCGCGTCGAGTTGCGGAACGCTGATCTCGATCAGGCTGCCGCGCGCGCACCGCTTCACCCTCGATGAACTGGCGCGCGCGGGGCTCTGCGGCAGCGGGGTCGAGGGCCACGCGCTGACCGAGAGACTGCGCGACGTGGTTCTCACCCGAATCAATCTGCTGATCACGGGCGCGGCGGGCAGCGGCAAGACCACTCTTCTCGCGGCGATGCTCGCGGAGGCGCCCGGCGATGAACGCATCATCGCGATCGAAGACGTCGCCGAGTTGCGCATCGCGCATCCGCACGTGGTCGGGCTCGAATCACGCCAGGCCAATCTCGAGGGCGCCGGTCGAATCGGGTTGGAGATTCTGTTGCGCGAAGCGCTGCGGATGCGGCCAGACCGTCTGGTGCTGGGCGAATGTCGCGGGGCCGAGATTCGAGAGCTGCTGGCGGCGCTGAACACGGGTCATAGCGGTGGGGCCGGAACTCTTCATGCCAACTCGCTGCACGACGTTCCGGCTCGCCTCGAGGCGCTCGGTGCTCTGGCGGGGATGCCGCCCGAAGCGGTCGCGAGGCAGGCGGTCAGCGCCATTGGCTTGATCCTGCACCTGGAGCGTCGAGCGGGGCAGCGCCGTCTTGCCGAGGTCGGCAGGTTCGCTCTCGACGGCAACGACAGGCTGAGAGTTGTGGCCGCATGA
- the acs gene encoding acetate--CoA ligase yields MSVQIDHLLTESRRFAPSPEFAAQATARPELYEDAAADRLKFWADQARDLLHWDTPFTKTLDWTNPPFATWFEDGALNVAYNCLDRHVLAGNGDRVALHWEGEPGDSRSITYAELTAEVKRAANVLIKLGVKAGDRVAIYLPMIPEAVIAMLAVARLGAVHSVIFGGFSAESLRSRIDDANAALVITADGGFRKGKASALKPAVDAALASGDSSVTNVLVVKRTGGDVEWNERDLWWHDELAAAPDEHVAQPFPAENPLFILYTSGTTGKPKGILHTSGGYLTQSAFTHKSVFDLKPETDVYWCTADVGWITGHSYVVYGPLANGATQVLFEGTPDSPHPGRWWEVIEKYKVTTLYTAPTAIRTFMKLGRQIPQEFDLSSLRLLGSVGEPINPEAWMWYREVIGNNLTPVVDTWWQTETGAIMVSALPGITVTKPGSAQVAIPGISIEVLDDDGNAVGGGEGGLLVVSEPWPAMLRGIWGDPERFKETYWDKFGDKYFAGDGARLDEDGDIWLLGRVDDVMNVSGHRLSTAEIESSLVAHPLTAEAAVVGAADETTGQAVVAFVIIKASQEDTASHEDVSAVLRAHVASQIGAIARPRQIFIVNELPKTRSGKIMRRLLRDVAEGREIGDTTTLADTSVMQIISGQVK; encoded by the coding sequence ATGAGCGTCCAAATCGATCACCTGCTCACTGAGTCCCGGCGATTCGCCCCGTCCCCCGAATTCGCCGCGCAGGCCACTGCACGGCCCGAGCTCTATGAGGATGCCGCAGCCGACCGCCTTAAATTCTGGGCCGACCAGGCCCGCGACCTGCTGCACTGGGACACCCCGTTCACCAAAACCCTCGACTGGACGAACCCGCCGTTCGCCACCTGGTTCGAAGACGGTGCGCTCAACGTCGCCTACAACTGTCTCGACCGCCACGTGCTGGCCGGCAACGGCGACCGTGTCGCCCTCCACTGGGAAGGCGAACCGGGTGACTCCCGCTCGATCACCTATGCCGAGCTGACCGCCGAGGTCAAACGCGCCGCAAACGTGCTCATTAAATTGGGAGTGAAGGCCGGCGATCGTGTCGCCATCTACCTGCCGATGATTCCCGAGGCCGTCATTGCCATGCTCGCCGTGGCCCGCCTCGGCGCCGTGCACTCGGTCATCTTCGGCGGGTTCAGCGCCGAGAGCCTGCGCTCGCGCATCGACGACGCCAACGCTGCTCTGGTCATCACGGCCGACGGAGGATTCCGCAAGGGCAAGGCATCCGCCCTCAAGCCGGCCGTCGACGCGGCACTGGCCAGCGGTGACTCGTCGGTCACCAACGTTCTCGTCGTCAAGCGCACCGGCGGCGACGTCGAGTGGAACGAGCGCGACCTGTGGTGGCACGACGAACTCGCCGCGGCCCCGGACGAGCACGTCGCCCAGCCGTTCCCGGCCGAGAACCCCCTCTTCATCCTCTACACCTCCGGCACCACCGGCAAGCCCAAGGGCATTCTGCACACCAGCGGTGGCTACCTCACCCAGAGCGCGTTCACGCATAAGAGCGTCTTCGACCTCAAGCCTGAGACGGATGTCTACTGGTGCACCGCCGACGTCGGCTGGATCACCGGCCACAGCTACGTGGTCTACGGCCCGCTCGCCAACGGTGCCACCCAGGTGCTGTTCGAAGGCACCCCCGATTCACCACACCCCGGCCGCTGGTGGGAGGTAATCGAGAAGTACAAGGTGACGACCCTGTACACCGCGCCCACGGCCATCCGTACGTTCATGAAGCTCGGTCGACAGATTCCGCAGGAGTTCGACCTGTCGAGCCTGCGCCTGCTCGGTTCGGTGGGCGAGCCCATCAATCCCGAGGCGTGGATGTGGTACCGCGAAGTCATCGGTAACAACCTCACCCCGGTGGTCGACACCTGGTGGCAGACCGAGACCGGCGCGATCATGGTTTCGGCCTTGCCCGGCATCACCGTGACCAAGCCGGGAAGCGCGCAAGTCGCGATCCCCGGCATCAGCATCGAGGTGCTCGACGACGACGGCAACGCTGTCGGTGGTGGCGAGGGCGGGCTGCTCGTCGTCAGCGAGCCGTGGCCGGCCATGCTGCGCGGCATCTGGGGCGACCCCGAGCGCTTCAAGGAAACCTACTGGGACAAGTTCGGTGACAAGTATTTCGCCGGCGACGGCGCCCGGCTGGACGAGGACGGCGACATCTGGTTGCTCGGACGCGTCGACGACGTGATGAACGTGTCGGGTCACCGCCTGTCAACCGCCGAGATCGAGTCGTCGTTGGTCGCGCATCCGCTCACCGCTGAAGCTGCCGTGGTCGGCGCGGCCGACGAGACGACCGGCCAGGCCGTCGTCGCGTTCGTGATCATCAAGGCCAGCCAGGAGGACACCGCATCGCACGAAGACGTCTCGGCTGTTCTGCGGGCGCATGTCGCTTCGCAGATTGGTGCGATCGCACGTCCGCGTCAGATCTTCATCGTCAACGAACTGCCGAAGACCCGCTCCGGCAAGATCATGCGGCGTCTGCTGCGGGACGTTGCCGAGGGCCGCGAGATCGGCGACACCACGACGCTGGCCGACACCTCGGTCATGCAGATCATCTCCGGCCAGGTGAAATAG
- a CDS encoding RidA family protein, with the protein MSQIDARLAELGIELPAVVPPVAVYVPAVVSGSLVFTSGQLPMVAGALPALGKVGEGEGLVPPADAKAYARISALNALAAIKAKIGSLDRITQIVKVVGFVASDPSFTGQPRVINGASEVLGEIFGEVGVHARSAVGVSVLPLDSPVELELIVSFA; encoded by the coding sequence ATGTCGCAGATTGACGCACGCCTGGCCGAACTCGGAATCGAACTACCCGCCGTCGTGCCGCCGGTTGCTGTGTATGTTCCGGCAGTTGTGTCTGGTTCGCTTGTCTTCACCTCGGGCCAGCTGCCGATGGTGGCCGGTGCGCTGCCGGCCCTCGGCAAGGTCGGCGAAGGCGAGGGGCTCGTCCCTCCCGCGGATGCGAAGGCGTACGCCCGGATCTCGGCGCTGAACGCGCTGGCCGCGATCAAGGCGAAGATCGGCTCGCTCGACCGCATCACTCAGATCGTCAAGGTTGTCGGTTTTGTCGCATCCGACCCGTCGTTCACCGGTCAGCCCCGCGTCATCAATGGTGCGTCCGAGGTGCTCGGCGAGATCTTCGGTGAGGTGGGCGTGCACGCACGCTCCGCAGTCGGGGTGTCGGTGCTGCCGCTCGACTCGCCCGTCGAGCTTGAACTGATCGTGTCGTTCGCCTAA
- a CDS encoding transglycosylase domain-containing protein encodes MSVKNRTASGVLGGVLGFIGMSAVAGVLVTVAVTPALALSGIAATNTISVFENLPEFLTIDQLSQKSNIYATNNEGAPVLLASFYDQNRVEVGSDQISQFVKDAAVAGEDPRYFEHGGVDLEGTVKGAVKTLGGGDTRGGSSITQQYVKNVLVQKCEVLTNEKEVKACYIDATETSIDRKLKEMRLAIGLEKKYSKDDILRQYLNITGFGGSVYGIEAAANYYYSTSAANLTLAQSASLVAIVNNPVKFQLDNPDSETNGAANGYAANKQRRDYILNEMLKYKKISKDDYTAAIASPIEPAIQEPSTGCQTAGGSGYFCDYVTTILKTDPTFGADAETRLLNFKRGGYDVYTTLDLDLQAAAESTMAEYVPATMDGWDVGGVISSVQVGTGRVLAMAQNRKYSQDPAVLENPDYTSINYNTDETQGGSLGFQPGSTYKVFTLGEWLKEGHSLNERVDSRRKSDWGTFKDSCDGPQNYGASFNPKNDSGESGSNYSALQSTQESINTGFIGMAKKLDLCGIRQTAEAFGVHRANGKPLEQGASSVLGTNEVAPLTMAVAFAGIANSGSTCSPVAIDKIVGPNDKEIPIPKSTCTQSVEPSVAAGMTYAMQRVMTGGTATQSYGATRPRVPMIGKTGTTDGNKDTWMSGASTKVSTVVGVVSVNGDINQRAVTMNGTTASYARHHMWPAVMSVANAKYGGDDFPEASSSVIQTVQVPVPDVRGKSMAEAQSAIEAAGFTFSDGGVIDSDVAAGLVAGTDPAGGGNTDRGSTITVFTSNGAMKALPNVVGKALNDAKNDLREFNVKIVEKSDPRQIGRVISMEPGAGTPARPGDTVTIVVGSATGGNGGGADNGNGNGSGDGNG; translated from the coding sequence ATGTCTGTCAAAAATCGAACGGCCAGCGGCGTGCTGGGTGGAGTGCTTGGCTTTATCGGAATGAGTGCCGTCGCCGGTGTTCTCGTGACCGTCGCCGTCACCCCAGCGCTCGCCCTCTCCGGTATCGCCGCGACGAACACCATCAGCGTCTTCGAGAACCTCCCCGAGTTCCTCACCATCGACCAACTCTCACAGAAGAGCAACATTTACGCGACGAATAACGAAGGTGCTCCCGTACTCCTGGCCTCGTTCTACGACCAGAACCGCGTTGAGGTGGGTTCCGATCAGATCAGTCAGTTTGTGAAGGATGCCGCGGTGGCCGGTGAAGATCCCCGCTACTTCGAGCATGGTGGAGTCGACCTCGAAGGAACCGTCAAGGGTGCAGTGAAGACGCTCGGCGGCGGAGACACCCGCGGTGGCTCGTCGATCACGCAGCAGTACGTCAAGAACGTTCTCGTGCAGAAGTGTGAGGTACTCACCAACGAGAAGGAAGTGAAGGCCTGCTACATCGATGCCACCGAGACAAGCATCGACCGCAAACTGAAGGAAATGCGCCTGGCCATCGGCCTCGAGAAGAAGTACTCGAAGGACGACATCCTGCGCCAGTACCTCAACATCACCGGCTTCGGCGGCAGTGTCTACGGCATTGAGGCCGCAGCGAACTACTACTACTCGACGAGCGCCGCGAACCTCACTCTCGCGCAGTCAGCGAGCCTGGTCGCGATCGTGAACAACCCCGTCAAATTCCAGCTTGATAATCCCGACAGTGAAACGAACGGCGCGGCCAACGGATACGCAGCCAACAAACAGCGTCGCGATTACATCCTGAACGAGATGTTGAAGTACAAGAAGATCTCGAAGGACGACTACACCGCGGCCATTGCGTCGCCGATTGAGCCGGCCATCCAGGAGCCGAGCACGGGCTGCCAAACCGCCGGTGGCAGCGGTTACTTCTGTGACTATGTCACGACGATTCTCAAGACCGACCCGACGTTCGGCGCAGATGCCGAGACTCGGTTGCTGAACTTCAAGCGTGGCGGCTACGACGTGTACACCACGCTCGACCTCGACCTGCAGGCGGCTGCAGAGTCGACCATGGCCGAATACGTGCCGGCAACCATGGACGGCTGGGACGTCGGTGGAGTGATCTCCAGCGTGCAGGTGGGCACTGGCCGCGTTCTCGCCATGGCGCAGAACCGCAAGTACAGTCAGGACCCAGCTGTGCTTGAAAACCCCGACTACACGAGCATCAACTACAACACCGACGAAACTCAGGGCGGATCGCTCGGCTTCCAGCCCGGCTCGACCTACAAGGTGTTCACTCTCGGCGAGTGGTTGAAGGAGGGGCACTCGCTCAACGAGCGCGTCGATTCCCGCCGGAAGAGCGACTGGGGAACATTCAAAGACAGTTGCGACGGCCCGCAGAACTACGGCGCCAGCTTCAACCCGAAGAACGACTCGGGTGAAAGCGGCAGCAACTACAGCGCCCTGCAGTCGACGCAGGAATCCATCAACACGGGCTTCATCGGAATGGCTAAGAAGCTTGACCTCTGCGGCATCCGTCAGACGGCCGAGGCCTTCGGTGTGCACCGTGCGAACGGGAAGCCGCTGGAGCAGGGCGCCAGCTCGGTGCTGGGTACCAATGAGGTCGCTCCGTTGACCATGGCTGTGGCTTTCGCAGGCATCGCCAACAGCGGTTCCACCTGCTCGCCGGTCGCGATCGACAAGATCGTCGGCCCGAACGACAAAGAGATTCCCATTCCGAAGTCGACCTGCACCCAGTCGGTCGAGCCCAGCGTTGCGGCCGGTATGACCTATGCCATGCAGAGAGTTATGACGGGTGGAACCGCGACGCAGTCGTACGGCGCCACACGCCCTCGCGTTCCGATGATCGGTAAGACCGGAACGACCGACGGCAACAAAGACACGTGGATGAGCGGTGCGAGCACCAAGGTATCGACTGTTGTCGGTGTCGTCAGCGTGAACGGCGATATCAACCAGCGCGCCGTCACCATGAACGGCACGACCGCTTCGTACGCCCGTCACCACATGTGGCCGGCCGTCATGAGCGTTGCGAATGCCAAGTATGGCGGAGACGACTTCCCCGAGGCGTCCAGCTCGGTGATTCAGACCGTGCAGGTTCCGGTTCCCGATGTGCGCGGAAAATCAATGGCTGAGGCACAGTCCGCCATTGAAGCGGCCGGATTCACCTTCTCGGACGGCGGCGTCATCGACTCCGATGTGGCTGCTGGTCTCGTCGCAGGAACCGACCCTGCGGGCGGCGGCAACACCGACCGCGGCTCAACCATCACCGTCTTCACGAGCAACGGCGCGATGAAGGCCCTGCCCAACGTCGTCGGCAAGGCTCTCAACGACGCCAAGAACGACCTGCGGGAATTCAACGTCAAGATCGTCGAGAAGAGCGATCCACGCCAGATTGGCCGCGTGATCTCGATGGAGCCCGGCGCAGGTACGCCTGCCAGACCAGGAGACACCGTCACGATCGTTGTCGGCAGCGCAACCGGCGGCAACGGCGGAGGAGCGGATAACGGCAACGGCAACGGCTCTGGCGACGGAAACGGCTGA
- a CDS encoding metallophosphoesterase produces the protein MSSLGTAGKALATTAGLAAGAGLAAFAWGSLVERKRYTLREVSVPVLAHGSAPIRILHLSDLHMAPWQRDKQDWVRDLAALQPDFIVNTGDNLGHVDGIAGIEYALEPFAGVPGVFVNGSNDYFGPQMKNPLKYFGGPSMVHSRPVSLDIDKLHSVFSALGWKDLNNTADALEVNGTRLEFFGVDDPHIGKDRLDLITGAVDELRSNDPLLDETWPDPAQPAAERPTLTVGVTHAPYQRVLNSFVNHGAQLILAGHTHGGQVCVPGFGALVTNCDIPRRQAKGLSLWNLGLRTAFLNVSAGLGTSIYAPVRFACRPEATLLTLTAA, from the coding sequence ATGAGCTCGCTCGGCACTGCGGGCAAAGCCCTCGCGACGACAGCAGGATTGGCTGCCGGAGCCGGCCTTGCCGCGTTCGCGTGGGGATCCTTGGTCGAGCGCAAGCGCTACACGCTGCGGGAGGTGAGCGTGCCGGTGCTCGCCCACGGCTCCGCTCCAATCCGGATTCTGCACCTCTCCGATTTGCACATGGCCCCGTGGCAGCGCGACAAGCAGGATTGGGTGCGCGACCTCGCGGCACTGCAACCGGACTTCATTGTGAACACGGGCGACAATCTGGGTCACGTCGACGGTATCGCCGGTATCGAGTATGCGCTGGAGCCATTCGCCGGAGTTCCTGGGGTGTTCGTCAACGGGTCCAACGACTACTTCGGGCCGCAAATGAAGAACCCGTTGAAGTATTTCGGGGGGCCGTCGATGGTTCATTCCCGACCTGTGAGTCTCGATATCGACAAGCTGCACAGTGTCTTCAGCGCGTTGGGGTGGAAAGACCTCAACAACACCGCGGATGCCCTTGAGGTGAACGGCACCCGCCTCGAATTCTTTGGTGTCGACGACCCACACATCGGCAAGGATCGTCTCGATCTGATTACGGGAGCTGTCGACGAGTTGCGGTCGAATGATCCCCTCTTGGACGAGACCTGGCCGGATCCGGCACAACCGGCGGCGGAGCGGCCCACTCTCACCGTTGGCGTCACCCATGCGCCGTATCAGCGAGTGCTCAACTCGTTTGTGAACCACGGTGCCCAGCTCATTCTCGCCGGGCACACCCACGGCGGACAGGTCTGCGTGCCCGGCTTCGGTGCCCTGGTCACCAACTGCGACATCCCTCGACGTCAGGCCAAAGGACTCAGCCTGTGGAACCTCGGGCTGCGCACGGCGTTCCTGAACGTGTCGGCAGGTCTCGGCACCTCGATCTATGCGCCGGTGCGCTTCGCCTGCCGCCCCGAGGCGACGCTCCTCACCCTCACAGCGGCCTGA
- a CDS encoding HAD-IIB family hydrolase: MTAAPRLIAFDLDDTLAPSKSPLDPRMAELLVQLLAVSPVCVISGGQIAQFRMQLIDNLTDVSAEALTQLHLMPTCGTQYYRHQNGDWIQIYSERLSDDEKAAALAAVEVAARALGYWESDTWGPILEDRDSQITFSALGQAAPVAAKREWDPTGVKKNTLREAVQVLLPGLEVRSGGSTSVDITRRGIDKAYGMTKLAALTGIPLDDMLFVGDRLDEDGNDYPVKALGLTCVAVTGWEDTAAYLETLIPQLRAASEASSR, translated from the coding sequence GTGACCGCCGCACCCCGCCTGATCGCTTTCGACCTGGACGACACACTGGCTCCGTCCAAGTCGCCGCTCGACCCGCGCATGGCCGAGCTTCTCGTGCAACTGCTCGCCGTCTCACCGGTCTGCGTGATCTCGGGCGGCCAGATCGCTCAGTTTCGGATGCAGCTGATCGACAACCTGACCGATGTCAGCGCCGAGGCCTTGACTCAACTGCACCTCATGCCCACCTGCGGCACCCAGTATTACCGTCACCAGAACGGCGACTGGATTCAGATCTACTCAGAGAGACTGAGCGACGATGAGAAGGCTGCGGCGCTCGCCGCGGTCGAAGTCGCAGCCCGCGCGTTGGGCTATTGGGAGAGTGATACCTGGGGGCCGATCCTGGAGGATCGTGACTCGCAGATCACTTTCTCGGCCCTCGGCCAGGCCGCACCGGTTGCGGCAAAGCGGGAATGGGATCCGACCGGGGTCAAGAAGAACACCCTGCGCGAGGCCGTTCAGGTGCTGTTGCCAGGACTGGAGGTGCGTTCCGGCGGGTCAACCTCGGTTGACATTACTCGTCGGGGCATCGATAAGGCCTACGGCATGACCAAGCTGGCCGCCCTCACCGGGATTCCGCTCGATGACATGCTCTTCGTCGGCGATCGACTCGACGAAGACGGCAACGACTACCCGGTGAAGGCGCTCGGACTCACCTGTGTCGCGGTTACGGGCTGGGAGGACACCGCTGCGTACCTGGAGACGCTCATTCCGCAGCTGCGTGCTGCGTCCGAGGCATCCTCCCGTTGA
- a CDS encoding UDP-glucose dehydrogenase family protein has translation MKISVIGCGYLGAVHASAMAELGHDVVGIDVDAAKIASLAAGNPPFFEPGLPEILISATASGRLRFSTDIADAAGSQVHFIAVGTPQKAGSHAADLTYVDAAVSALIPHLAPGDLVVGKSTVPVGTAARLAEQVESSGSGASLAWNPEFLREGFAVRDTLTPDRLVYGVPAGVAGEQPAALLNEIYASALAAGTPLVVTDYATAELVKVSANAFLATKISFINAMAEIAEVTGADVTQLAEAIGFDDRIGRKFLGAGVGFGGGCLPKDIRAFTARAEELGRGESVAFLKEVDKINLRRRQRVVDLTVEALGEKLHGSKVAVLGLSFKPHSDDVRDSPALDVAVQLHGLGVDVVATDPEAIHNARVRHPQLGYEALIDDALRDADVVVLVTEWPEFRALDPIWAASLVRNRVVVDARNSYDPQVWRAAGWAYYGLGRP, from the coding sequence ATGAAGATCTCAGTTATCGGATGCGGTTATTTGGGTGCGGTGCACGCCTCGGCGATGGCCGAACTCGGGCATGACGTCGTCGGCATCGATGTTGACGCGGCGAAAATTGCCTCGCTGGCGGCCGGAAACCCGCCATTCTTCGAGCCGGGTCTCCCCGAAATTCTGATCTCGGCCACGGCGAGCGGGCGGCTGCGATTCAGCACTGACATCGCGGATGCCGCGGGCTCACAGGTGCATTTCATCGCGGTCGGCACGCCGCAGAAGGCCGGCAGCCACGCCGCGGACCTGACCTACGTCGACGCTGCAGTCAGCGCGCTGATCCCACACCTCGCACCCGGGGATCTCGTTGTCGGTAAGAGCACGGTGCCGGTGGGCACCGCGGCTCGCCTCGCCGAGCAGGTCGAGTCATCGGGCTCGGGTGCGTCGCTGGCCTGGAACCCCGAGTTCTTGCGGGAGGGCTTCGCCGTGCGCGACACCCTGACCCCTGACCGGTTGGTGTACGGCGTGCCGGCTGGCGTGGCCGGGGAACAGCCCGCGGCGCTTCTGAACGAGATCTACGCCTCGGCCCTCGCAGCGGGCACCCCGCTCGTTGTGACCGATTACGCGACAGCCGAGCTCGTGAAGGTCTCAGCCAATGCCTTTCTGGCCACCAAAATCAGCTTCATCAACGCCATGGCCGAAATCGCCGAGGTGACCGGTGCCGACGTCACCCAGCTCGCCGAGGCGATCGGTTTCGACGATCGCATCGGCCGCAAGTTCCTGGGGGCCGGTGTCGGCTTCGGCGGTGGCTGCCTGCCCAAAGACATTCGGGCGTTCACGGCGCGCGCCGAGGAGCTGGGCCGGGGCGAGTCCGTCGCCTTCCTGAAGGAGGTCGACAAGATCAACCTGCGCCGCCGTCAGCGCGTCGTCGACCTCACGGTTGAGGCGCTCGGCGAGAAGCTTCACGGCTCGAAGGTCGCCGTTCTCGGGTTGAGCTTCAAGCCGCACTCCGATGATGTGCGTGACTCGCCGGCGCTCGACGTGGCCGTGCAGTTGCACGGACTGGGGGTGGATGTCGTGGCCACCGACCCGGAGGCCATTCACAACGCGCGCGTGCGGCATCCGCAGCTCGGATATGAAGCGTTGATCGACGATGCGCTGCGCGACGCGGATGTCGTCGTGCTCGTGACCGAATGGCCCGAGTTCCGTGCCCTCGACCCCATCTGGGCAGCCTCGCTGGTGCGCAACCGCGTCGTTGTGGATGCCCGCAACTCCTACGATCCCCAAGTCTGGCGTGCCGCCGGCTGGGCTTACTACGGATTGGGTCGCCCCTAG
- a CDS encoding thymidine kinase: protein MAKLYFRYGAMNSGKSTSMLQAAYNYEERGHQVLLAKPAIDTKGDIGILSRLGVTRRVDFLLTPDADAYALFQELRTRVRAETGRDVSALLLDEAQFLTETQVDDLLRIAILENVPVLAYGIRTDFQTVAFPGSRRLLEISHSLEELKTICRCGKKAVFNGRKVDGQFVFDGDQVAIDGVEVAYESLCGSCYLQESGGVLNQRSRLIS, encoded by the coding sequence ATGGCCAAGTTGTACTTTCGATACGGGGCCATGAACAGTGGCAAGAGCACCTCGATGTTGCAGGCTGCCTACAACTATGAGGAGCGCGGGCACCAGGTGCTGTTGGCCAAGCCGGCCATCGACACCAAAGGCGACATCGGCATCCTCTCGCGCCTCGGCGTCACGCGACGCGTCGACTTTCTCCTGACACCGGATGCGGATGCCTACGCGCTGTTTCAGGAACTGCGCACGAGGGTCCGGGCTGAAACCGGCCGCGACGTGAGCGCGCTTCTTCTTGATGAGGCGCAGTTCCTCACCGAGACCCAGGTCGACGACCTTCTGCGCATCGCGATTCTGGAGAATGTTCCTGTACTCGCCTACGGCATCCGCACCGACTTTCAAACCGTCGCCTTTCCGGGCAGTCGGCGCCTGCTCGAGATCTCGCACAGCCTCGAAGAGCTCAAAACCATCTGCCGGTGCGGGAAGAAGGCGGTGTTCAACGGCCGAAAGGTTGACGGCCAGTTTGTCTTCGACGGTGATCAGGTCGCCATCGATGGCGTCGAAGTTGCCTATGAGTCGCTGTGCGGCTCGTGTTATCTGCAAGAAAGCGGCGGTGTGCTGAATCAGCGAAGCCGTCTTATTAGTTAG